From a region of the Alnus glutinosa chromosome 1, dhAlnGlut1.1, whole genome shotgun sequence genome:
- the LOC133878441 gene encoding protein SLOW GREEN 1, chloroplastic encodes MSFTLASTSSLNTLSNFTPNAKPYPPFLSSSSLRFPIPPISHSRLTLFASSIPTPNASPDSHRDPIIQTLANYTKAALLIGTAASMIGKLSLLPARAESPSVVAQETPILEEAHTPPKDQSSPLSEFLESNSEAIDALKSLLQQKLESGEDEEALKILGRLVSAQPSVTEWKFLMARLLNELGNAENARKVFEEILALNPLSFEALFENALVMDRCGEGEAVITRLEEALKIAEEENKAKEARDVRLIMAQIQFLQKNVEGALRSYQELSKEDPNDFRPYFCQGMIYSLLDRNAEAREQFAKYRELSPKKFEVEGYLRTPLSRMKLFGSDEN; translated from the coding sequence ATGAGCTTCACCTTGGCCTCAACCTCCTCACTCAACACCCTCTCCAACTTCACCCCCAACGCTAAACCATACCCACCATTCTTATCTTCTTCATCTCTTCGTTTTCCAATTCCCCCAATTTCCCACTCTCGCCTCACACTCTTCGCTTCCTCAATTCCCACCCCGAACGCCTCACCCGATTCTCACAGAGACCCCATTATTCAAACACTTGCTAACTACACAAAAGCCGCACTTCTCATCGGCACCGCGGCATCGATGATCGGAAAACTCTCCCTCTTGCCGGCGAGAGCCGAATCTCCCTCCGTAGTTGCCCAAGAAACCCCAATTCTTGAAGAAGCCCACACCCCGCCCAAAGACCAGTCCTCGCCCTTGTCCGAATTTCTCGAGTCCAATTCAGAGGCCATCGACGCCTTGAAGTCGCTATTGCAGCAAAAGCTCGAGAGTGGTGAGGACGAAGAGGCTCTCAAGATTCTGGGACGCCTGGTTTCGGCGCAGCCTTCGGTCACCGAGTGGAAGTTCCTCATGGCGAGGTTGTTGAACGAACTGGGCAACGCCGAGAACGCGCGCAAAGTGTTCGAAGAGATTCTGGCGTTAAACCCTCTATCGTTTGAGGCATTATTCGAGAACGCCTTGGTAATGGACCGGTGCGGGGAAGGCGAGGCGGTGATTACGCGGTTGGAAGAGGCGTTGAAGATTGCGGAGGAGGAGAACAAGGCGAAGGAGGCACGGGACGTGCGGTTGATAATGGCGCAGATACAGTTTttgcagaagaatgtggaggggGCCTTGAGGAGTTATCAGGAATTGTCGAAGGAGGACCCCAATGATTTTAGGCCGTATTTTTGTCAGGGGATGATTTACAGCTTGCTGGATAGGAATGCAGAGGCCAGAGAGCAGTTTGCGAAGTACCGGGAGCTTTCTCCAAAGAAGTTTGAGGTGGAGGGGTACTTGAGGACCCCATTGTCGAGGATGAAGCTATTTGGGTCGGATGAGAATTGA